From Streptomyces asiaticus, one genomic window encodes:
- a CDS encoding SAM-dependent methyltransferase, with translation MSDNGWSADRIDTESAHSARIYDYILGGKDYYPADKEAGIAMSREWPALPIHMRANRDFMNRAVRYLAEEAGIRQFLDIGTGIPTSPNLHEIAQAVAPDSRVVYVDNDPIVLTLSQGLLASTPEGRTAYVEADMCEPATILRAPELRETLDLTQPVALTVIAIVHFVLDKDDAYGIVNRLLEPLPSGSYLAMSIGTADFAPDEVARVAREYAARDMPMRLRTEAEAERFFDGLELVEPGLTQVHKWRPDATATEDIKDEDIAMYGAVARKP, from the coding sequence TTGAGCGACAACGGATGGTCGGCCGACCGCATCGACACCGAGAGCGCGCATTCGGCACGTATCTACGACTACATCCTCGGCGGTAAGGACTACTACCCGGCCGACAAGGAAGCGGGCATCGCCATGTCCCGCGAGTGGCCCGCCCTGCCGATCCATATGCGGGCCAACCGCGACTTCATGAACCGAGCCGTGCGCTATCTGGCCGAGGAGGCGGGCATCCGGCAGTTCCTCGACATCGGCACCGGCATCCCGACCTCGCCCAACCTCCATGAGATCGCCCAGGCGGTGGCCCCGGACTCCCGGGTCGTCTACGTGGACAACGACCCCATCGTGCTCACGCTCTCCCAGGGCCTGCTCGCCAGCACCCCCGAGGGCAGGACCGCGTATGTCGAAGCGGACATGTGCGAGCCCGCCACCATCCTGCGGGCCCCCGAACTCCGCGAGACCCTCGATCTGACGCAGCCGGTCGCCCTGACGGTGATCGCCATCGTGCACTTCGTCCTGGACAAAGACGACGCCTACGGAATCGTCAACCGCCTCCTGGAGCCGCTGCCCTCCGGCAGCTACCTGGCGATGTCCATCGGCACCGCCGACTTCGCGCCGGACGAGGTGGCCCGGGTCGCCCGTGAGTACGCGGCCCGCGACATGCCCATGCGGCTGCGCACCGAGGCCGAGGCCGAGCGGTTCTTCGACGGCCTCGAGCTGGTCGAGCCCGGCCTCACCCAGGTCCACAAGTGGCGCCCGGACGCCACCGCCACCGAGGACATCAAGGACGAGGACATCGCGATGTACGGGGCGGTGGCCCGCAAGCCCTGA
- a CDS encoding DUF397 domain-containing protein has translation MPSHHLGALGWSKPWSDDAGGACVEAKKLHGGRVALRQSTDPDGPALVFTTNEMTRFLAGVKDGDADFLF, from the coding sequence ATGCCCTCCCACCACCTCGGCGCCCTGGGCTGGTCCAAGCCGTGGAGCGACGACGCCGGGGGTGCCTGCGTCGAGGCCAAGAAGCTGCACGGCGGACGGGTGGCGCTGCGCCAGTCGACCGACCCCGACGGCCCCGCACTGGTTTTCACCACGAACGAGATGACCCGGTTTCTGGCGGGTGTGAAGGACGGCGACGCCGACTTCCTGTTTTAG
- a CDS encoding helix-turn-helix domain-containing protein translates to MAAETAWGGAPSVLRMILGRQLEELRTRAGLTYDQAGAAIGVSHSTIRRMEAAKVARLRLADVEKLLQTYGITDRHELDTFLKSVREANKRGWWHTYRDVMPDWFAAYLNLEQAALQIRAYEAQFVHGLLQTEDYARALLSAGNPHAPSEATERRVALRMQRQELLSRESPPRLWVVMDETVLRWPVGGPAVMRAQIDHLIEVSALPQVTVQIMPFGSGPHPAMRAGAFHVFRFRAPELPDIVYLSGLVGAVYLDKEDDVVVYREVLDRMGAQSVPARKTEAVLGAIRKEL, encoded by the coding sequence CGCGTGCCGGCCTGACCTACGACCAGGCGGGCGCGGCGATCGGGGTCAGCCACTCCACGATCCGCAGGATGGAAGCCGCCAAGGTGGCCCGGCTCAGACTCGCGGACGTGGAGAAGCTGCTCCAGACGTACGGCATCACCGACCGGCATGAGCTCGACACCTTCCTGAAGTCGGTCCGCGAGGCCAACAAGCGCGGCTGGTGGCACACCTACCGCGATGTGATGCCGGACTGGTTCGCCGCGTATCTGAATCTGGAGCAGGCGGCGCTTCAGATCCGCGCCTACGAGGCGCAGTTCGTGCACGGGCTGCTCCAGACCGAGGACTACGCCCGTGCGCTGCTCAGCGCCGGAAATCCGCACGCTCCGTCGGAGGCCACCGAGCGCCGGGTCGCCCTGCGGATGCAGCGCCAGGAACTGCTGTCCCGGGAATCCCCTCCCCGGCTGTGGGTCGTGATGGACGAGACGGTGCTGAGGTGGCCGGTCGGGGGCCCGGCCGTGATGCGCGCCCAGATCGACCATCTGATCGAGGTCAGCGCCCTTCCCCAGGTGACCGTGCAGATCATGCCGTTCGGGAGCGGACCGCATCCGGCCATGCGGGCCGGTGCGTTCCATGTCTTCCGGTTCAGGGCCCCGGAGTTGCCCGACATCGTCTACCTCAGCGGCCTGGTCGGCGCGGTGTATCTGGACAAGGAAGACGACGTGGTGGTGTATCGCGAGGTCCTGGACCGGATGGGCGCCCAGTCGGTGCCCGCCAGGAAAACCGAGGCCGTCCTCGGCGCAATTCGCAAGGAGCTCTGA